A single genomic interval of Canis lupus dingo isolate Sandy chromosome 6, ASM325472v2, whole genome shotgun sequence harbors:
- the LOC112646281 gene encoding uncharacterized protein LOC112646281 isoform X4, with translation MDYLTIEAEEEVLPAITTEDASLPQKANTEEMEPTVGLLPVEFQELVTVKDEEMDLTQVEEEQLNSAQRFRIYT, from the exons ATGGATTATCTGACCATTGAAGCTGAGGAAGAAG TCCTTCCAGCCATTACTACAGAGGATGCTTCTCTGCCCCAAAAAGCGAACACAGAAGAAATGGAACCTACTGTTGGACTCCTTCCTGTGGAGTTCCAG GAATTGGTGACAGTCAAGGATGAGGAAATGGACTTAACTCAGGTGGAAGAAGAACAGCTGAATTCTGCCCAAAG